A window of the Streptomyces sp. NBC_00454 genome harbors these coding sequences:
- a CDS encoding DUF3291 domain-containing protein, whose translation MTHELAQVNISRLKYPLDSPELKDFVDGLDHVNAVAEAAEGFVWRLEGEGGDATDVSVFDDEWIIINMSVWRDAASLNTFMYAGRHRELMARRREFFEPVKEAMTALWWVPAGERPTVADAEERLIRLREHGPTPYAFTFREQFPPVEPS comes from the coding sequence ATGACCCACGAACTGGCGCAAGTGAACATATCCCGGCTCAAGTACCCCCTGGACTCACCGGAGCTGAAGGACTTCGTCGACGGACTCGACCACGTCAACGCCGTCGCCGAGGCGGCGGAGGGCTTCGTCTGGCGGCTGGAGGGCGAGGGCGGCGACGCGACCGACGTGTCCGTCTTCGACGACGAGTGGATCATCATCAACATGTCCGTCTGGCGCGACGCGGCGTCCCTCAACACCTTCATGTACGCCGGGCGCCACCGGGAACTGATGGCGCGGCGCCGCGAGTTCTTCGAGCCCGTCAAGGAGGCCATGACGGCCCTGTGGTGGGTCCCGGCGGGCGAGCGCCCGACGGTCGCGGACGCCGAGGAACGCCTGATCCGCCTGCGGGAACACGGCCCGACCCCGTACGCGTTCACCTTCCGCGAGCAGTTCCCGCCGGTGGAGCCCTCCTAG
- a CDS encoding ferritin-like domain-containing protein, with protein sequence MSTHELYTNDPGAAVWPVPASGSARFSWEYDGGRERLLALYQKGKDKQWDGAKRIAWDIEVDPYDPLGTPDEALTLYGTRHWAKLSERDKGELRRHYSAWNFSQFLHGEQGAMVCAARIVESVPDLDAKFYSATQTMDEARHAEIFGRFLHEKVGMLYPINDSLQGLLGDTLRDSRWDMPYLGMQVLIEGLALAAFGMIRDTTDKPLPKQILAYVMQDEARHVAFGRMALRDYYRQLSDAELREREEFVIEGCYLMRDRLRGVEVLENFGISRKEAEEFSEQSEFLALFRKLLFSRIVPCVKDIGLWGERLQKAYLDMGVFEMGNSNLDLLMSQDEEIAEALDRERFAAEEEQRVAEVAEAIAEGAA encoded by the coding sequence GTGTCGACGCACGAGCTCTACACCAATGACCCGGGCGCAGCCGTCTGGCCGGTCCCCGCGTCCGGCAGCGCCCGTTTCAGCTGGGAGTACGACGGCGGTCGCGAACGGCTGCTGGCCTTGTACCAGAAGGGCAAGGACAAGCAGTGGGACGGCGCCAAGCGCATCGCCTGGGACATCGAGGTGGATCCGTACGATCCGCTCGGCACCCCCGACGAGGCGCTGACGCTCTACGGCACCCGGCACTGGGCCAAACTCTCCGAGCGGGACAAGGGCGAGCTGCGCCGGCACTACAGCGCGTGGAACTTCAGCCAGTTCCTCCACGGCGAGCAGGGCGCGATGGTGTGCGCGGCGCGGATCGTCGAGTCGGTGCCGGACCTGGACGCCAAGTTCTACTCCGCCACCCAGACCATGGACGAGGCCCGGCACGCCGAGATCTTCGGACGGTTCCTGCACGAGAAGGTCGGGATGCTCTACCCGATCAACGACAGCCTCCAGGGGTTGCTCGGCGACACCCTGCGCGACTCCCGCTGGGACATGCCGTACCTGGGCATGCAGGTGCTCATCGAGGGCCTCGCGCTGGCCGCCTTCGGCATGATCCGCGACACCACCGACAAGCCGCTGCCCAAGCAGATCCTGGCCTACGTGATGCAGGACGAGGCACGGCACGTGGCGTTCGGGCGGATGGCGCTGCGCGACTACTACAGGCAGCTGTCGGACGCCGAGCTGCGCGAGCGCGAGGAGTTCGTGATCGAGGGCTGCTACCTGATGCGCGACCGGCTGCGCGGGGTGGAGGTGCTGGAGAATTTCGGCATCTCCCGCAAGGAGGCCGAGGAGTTCAGCGAGCAGTCGGAGTTCCTGGCGCTCTTCCGCAAGCTGCTGTTCAGCCGGATCGTGCCGTGCGTGAAGGACATCGGGCTGTGGGGCGAGCGGCTGCAGAAGGCGTACCTGGACATGGGCGTCTTCGAGATGGGCAACTCCAACCTGGACCTGCTGATGAGCCAGGACGAGGAGATCGCCGAGGCCCTCGACCGCGAGCGGTTCGCGGCCGAGGAGGAGCAGCGGGTGGCGGAGGTGGCCGAGGCCATCGCGGAGGGGGCGGCCTAG
- a CDS encoding diiron oxygenase, producing MTTVTERAELRDALGLLKDREQTAERLLESSAKHSFDPDKELDWDAPPIDGKYYWPPELLSLFDTPLWKKMGEEQRIELSRHEAAALASLGIWFEIILMQLLVRHVYDKSLTSNHVRYALTEIADECRHSMMFARMIKTGGAPEYPVSRTNHNLARVLKTVSTTPGSFACTLLGEEVLDWMQRLTFPDERIQPLVRGVTRIHVIEEARHVRYAREELRRQMLTAPRWEQELTRVSCGQAARVFSQAFVNPQVYDNIGIDRREALAQVKASGHRREVMQTGAKRLTDFLDDIGVMRGVGRKLWKSSGLLA from the coding sequence ATGACCACCGTGACCGAACGAGCCGAGCTGCGTGACGCCCTCGGCCTGCTCAAGGACCGCGAGCAGACGGCCGAGCGGCTGCTCGAATCCTCGGCCAAGCACTCCTTCGACCCGGACAAGGAGCTCGACTGGGACGCCCCGCCCATCGACGGCAAGTACTACTGGCCGCCCGAGCTGCTCTCCCTCTTCGACACCCCGCTCTGGAAGAAGATGGGCGAGGAGCAGCGCATCGAACTCTCCCGCCACGAGGCGGCGGCGCTCGCCTCGCTCGGCATCTGGTTCGAGATCATCCTCATGCAGCTGCTGGTCCGGCACGTCTACGACAAGTCCCTGACCAGCAACCACGTCCGCTACGCGCTCACCGAGATCGCCGACGAGTGCCGCCACTCGATGATGTTCGCCCGCATGATCAAGACGGGCGGTGCCCCCGAGTACCCGGTCTCCCGCACCAACCACAACCTCGCCCGCGTCCTCAAGACCGTCTCCACCACCCCCGGTTCCTTCGCCTGCACCCTCCTCGGCGAGGAGGTCCTCGACTGGATGCAGCGGCTGACCTTCCCGGACGAGCGGATCCAGCCCCTGGTCCGCGGAGTCACCCGCATCCACGTCATAGAGGAGGCGCGCCACGTCCGCTACGCCCGCGAGGAACTGCGCCGCCAGATGCTCACCGCCCCGCGCTGGGAACAGGAACTCACCCGCGTCAGCTGCGGCCAGGCCGCCCGCGTCTTCTCGCAGGCCTTCGTGAACCCCCAGGTCTACGACAACATCGGCATCGACCGGCGCGAGGCGCTGGCCCAGGTCAAGGCCAGCGGCCACCGCCGGGAGGTCATGCAGACCGGAGCGAAGCGGCTCACCGACTTCCTGGACGACATCGGCGTGATGCGCGGGGTCGGCCGCAAGCTATGGAAGAGCTCGGGACTGCTCGCCTGA
- a CDS encoding helix-turn-helix domain-containing protein, giving the protein MTTARAYRRLSVEERRAQLLDAALSLFAHRAPEEVSLDDVAEAAGVSRPLVYRYFPGGKQQLYEAALRSAADVLQLCFAEPQAGPLTQRLSRALDRYLAFVDEHDAGFSALLQGGSVVETSRTTATVDGIRRAAAEAILFHLGVPAPGARLRMMVRTWITAVEAASLIWIDEGKQPEVSSLRDWLVDQFIALLTATAATDPETAAAARAALALESAEGPVGVLARRVIPVVSEAAHLL; this is encoded by the coding sequence ATGACCACCGCGCGTGCGTACCGCAGGCTGAGCGTCGAGGAGCGGCGGGCCCAGCTCCTCGACGCGGCCCTGTCGCTGTTCGCGCACCGGGCTCCGGAGGAGGTCTCGCTGGACGACGTCGCCGAGGCCGCCGGAGTCTCGCGCCCGCTCGTCTACCGCTACTTCCCCGGCGGAAAGCAGCAGCTCTACGAGGCCGCCCTGCGCTCGGCGGCCGACGTCCTGCAGCTCTGCTTCGCCGAACCCCAGGCCGGCCCGCTGACCCAGCGGCTCTCCCGGGCCCTGGACCGCTACCTGGCCTTCGTCGACGAACACGACGCCGGGTTCTCCGCCCTCCTCCAGGGCGGCAGCGTGGTCGAAACCTCCCGCACCACCGCCACCGTCGACGGCATCCGCCGCGCGGCCGCCGAGGCGATCCTCTTCCACCTCGGCGTCCCGGCGCCCGGCGCGCGGCTGCGGATGATGGTGCGTACGTGGATCACGGCGGTCGAGGCCGCCTCGCTGATCTGGATCGACGAGGGCAAGCAGCCGGAGGTCTCCTCGCTCCGGGACTGGCTGGTGGACCAGTTCATCGCCCTCCTGACGGCGACCGCCGCCACCGACCCGGAGACCGCGGCGGCGGCCCGCGCGGCACTCGCCCTCGAATCGGCGGAGGGCCCGGTCGGGGTGCTGGCGCGGCGGGTGATCCCGGTGGTCTCCGAGGCGGCCCACCTGCTGTGA
- a CDS encoding histidine kinase dimerization/phospho-acceptor domain-containing protein yields the protein MRLRLPSWTATLTWKSACFIAVMCCSLAAVLGALVHVEVTRQTVAASREKALGKLTDAVSAYEAGETLPPESGLDPAGLPAELRALALSGQRGTLVADHDGRPTMWAAAPADGQALATAVDYGQSTRAISGLDNAIIGSSVLAIGGTLLVGAFAVTRVTRRLHQTATVARRITQGDLDARVGDPRTKDPARHQDEVAIVAGALDTMAGSLQAKLQSEQRFTADVAHELRTPLTGLQAASELLPESRATELVQERVRTMRQLTEDLLEISRLDSGREVVETDLHQLGRLAQRVVRASGTATEVSVVRDAHVETDRRRLERVLGNLVANAHKHGRAPVVVTVDGPVVTVRDHGDGYPEYLVTHGPQRFRTEGAGKGHGLGLTIAVGQAEVIGARLEFRQARDGRGGAEAVLTLAEAAVP from the coding sequence GTGAGGCTCCGGCTGCCCTCCTGGACGGCCACGCTGACCTGGAAGTCGGCGTGCTTCATCGCGGTGATGTGCTGCTCGCTCGCGGCGGTGCTGGGCGCGCTGGTGCACGTGGAGGTGACCCGGCAGACCGTGGCGGCCTCCCGGGAGAAGGCGCTGGGCAAGCTGACCGACGCCGTAAGCGCCTACGAGGCCGGCGAAACCCTGCCCCCCGAGTCGGGGCTGGATCCGGCCGGGCTCCCGGCGGAGCTGCGGGCGCTGGCCCTGTCCGGGCAGCGCGGGACCCTCGTGGCCGATCACGACGGCCGGCCGACGATGTGGGCGGCGGCCCCCGCCGACGGGCAGGCGCTGGCCACCGCGGTCGACTACGGGCAGAGCACGCGGGCCATCAGCGGACTGGACAACGCGATCATCGGGTCCTCGGTGCTGGCGATCGGCGGCACCCTGCTGGTGGGCGCCTTCGCCGTGACCCGGGTGACGCGCCGGCTGCACCAGACGGCGACGGTGGCCCGGCGGATCACCCAGGGCGACCTGGACGCACGGGTCGGCGACCCGCGCACGAAGGACCCGGCGCGCCACCAGGACGAGGTGGCGATCGTGGCCGGGGCCCTGGACACGATGGCGGGGAGCCTGCAGGCGAAGCTGCAGAGCGAGCAGCGGTTCACCGCGGACGTCGCGCACGAGCTGCGCACTCCGCTGACGGGACTGCAGGCGGCCTCGGAGCTGCTGCCGGAGAGCCGGGCCACGGAACTGGTGCAGGAGCGGGTCCGCACGATGCGGCAGCTGACGGAGGACCTGCTGGAGATCTCCCGGCTCGACTCGGGCAGGGAGGTCGTGGAGACGGACCTGCACCAGCTGGGGCGCCTCGCCCAGCGGGTGGTACGGGCCTCGGGGACGGCCACGGAGGTGTCCGTGGTGCGGGACGCGCACGTGGAGACGGACCGGCGGCGCCTGGAGCGGGTGCTCGGAAACCTGGTCGCCAATGCCCACAAGCACGGGCGGGCACCGGTGGTGGTGACGGTGGACGGGCCGGTGGTGACGGTACGGGACCACGGGGACGGATATCCCGAGTACCTGGTGACCCACGGGCCCCAGCGGTTCCGCACCGAGGGCGCGGGCAAGGGGCACGGGCTGGGGCTGACGATCGCGGTGGGGCAGGCGGAGGTCATCGGGGCGCGGCTGGAGTTCCGGCAGGCGCGGGACGGCCGGGGCGGGGCGGAGGCCGTGCTCACCCTGGCCGAAGCCGCGGTGCCGTAG
- a CDS encoding nuclease-related domain-containing protein, producing MAKRGLAVAPSGRPGRGRLYVNLPDGRAVAWYDRKANRISVLADERREEILTALRPYLTGTVAIGPPPVPTAADLRRLALRPDDDLAPNRPGEDLLGELTHGSAGTRARHRLRQELAARERIGEVLDGLSESEEWRVLHSLGGITDHLVIGPPGVFCIRAVPGRRQRAVVGELLLTVGRAEPRPDPRACRRAAAYATRALSATVTPVLAVADASRVEVAPTLRDVRVLTPPTLTPFLTAAPTTLKPPDVEALFAAARDWTTWL from the coding sequence ATGGCCAAGCGGGGACTCGCAGTGGCGCCGAGCGGCCGGCCCGGCCGGGGGCGGTTGTACGTCAATCTGCCCGACGGCCGGGCGGTGGCCTGGTACGACCGGAAGGCCAACCGGATCAGCGTGCTGGCGGACGAGCGCAGGGAGGAGATCCTCACGGCGTTGCGCCCGTACCTGACCGGAACCGTCGCGATCGGTCCGCCGCCCGTCCCCACGGCTGCGGACCTGCGCCGCCTGGCCCTGCGGCCCGACGACGACCTGGCCCCGAACCGGCCCGGGGAGGACCTGCTGGGCGAGCTCACCCACGGCTCCGCCGGCACCCGCGCCCGGCACCGGCTCCGCCAGGAACTCGCCGCGCGGGAGCGGATCGGCGAGGTGCTGGACGGGCTGTCGGAGTCCGAGGAGTGGCGGGTCCTGCACTCCCTCGGCGGGATCACGGACCACCTGGTGATCGGCCCGCCGGGCGTCTTCTGCATCCGCGCGGTGCCGGGGCGCCGGCAGCGCGCGGTGGTCGGGGAGCTCCTCCTCACGGTCGGCCGCGCCGAACCCCGCCCGGACCCGCGTGCATGCCGCCGGGCGGCGGCGTACGCGACCCGGGCCCTGTCGGCCACGGTGACCCCCGTCCTGGCGGTGGCCGACGCGTCCCGGGTGGAGGTGGCCCCCACCCTCCGCGACGTCCGCGTCCTGACTCCGCCGACGCTGACCCCTTTCCTGACCGCTGCTCCCACGACGCTCAAACCCCCGGACGTGGAGGCGCTGTTCGCGGCCGCGCGGGACTGGACCACGTGGTTGTAG
- a CDS encoding Ku protein, with protein MRSIWNGAISFGLVSIPIKLVNATESHSISFRQIHVSDGGRVRYRKVCELDGEEVSTAEIGKGYEEADGSLIPITDEDLAQLPIATARTIEIVSFVPADEIDPLQMDAAYYLAANGATASKPYTLLREALKRSHKVAIAKYALRGRERLGMLRVVGDVIAMHGLLWPDEIRVPEGVAPEGTVSVREAELDLADALMATLGEVEMASLRDDYREAVEAMIAAKSGDGFAPAEAVVEPAGGQVIDLMAALENSVRAAKASRAGAGAGRVEEVAEVTPIRRGPSARGKGSGGGTATGAAAAAPKAAGGKKSTASTAAAKKKPAAAAAKKTTSTKSAAAGAASATAKKATPPRKRTSA; from the coding sequence GTGCGATCCATATGGAACGGGGCGATCTCCTTTGGCTTGGTCAGCATCCCGATCAAGCTCGTCAACGCCACCGAGAGCCACTCGATCTCCTTCCGCCAGATCCACGTCAGCGACGGCGGCCGCGTCCGCTACCGCAAGGTGTGCGAGCTGGACGGGGAGGAGGTGTCGACCGCCGAGATCGGCAAGGGGTACGAGGAAGCCGACGGATCCCTCATCCCGATCACGGACGAGGACCTGGCACAGCTGCCGATCGCAACGGCGAGGACGATCGAGATCGTCTCCTTCGTACCGGCCGACGAGATCGATCCCTTGCAGATGGACGCGGCGTACTACCTCGCGGCGAACGGGGCGACGGCCTCGAAGCCGTACACCCTGCTGCGGGAGGCCCTGAAGCGCAGCCACAAGGTGGCCATCGCGAAGTACGCACTGCGGGGCCGGGAACGGCTGGGCATGCTGCGGGTCGTCGGAGACGTGATCGCGATGCACGGGCTGCTGTGGCCCGACGAGATCCGGGTACCGGAGGGCGTCGCCCCCGAGGGGACGGTGTCGGTACGGGAAGCCGAACTGGATCTGGCGGACGCACTGATGGCGACGCTGGGCGAGGTGGAAATGGCCTCGCTGCGCGACGACTACCGCGAGGCGGTGGAGGCGATGATCGCGGCGAAGTCGGGTGACGGCTTCGCGCCGGCGGAGGCCGTGGTGGAGCCTGCCGGAGGCCAAGTGATCGACCTGATGGCGGCGTTGGAGAACAGCGTACGGGCGGCGAAGGCGTCCCGGGCGGGGGCCGGGGCCGGCCGGGTGGAGGAGGTCGCGGAGGTGACCCCGATCCGCCGGGGGCCTTCGGCCCGGGGCAAGGGGTCGGGTGGGGGTACGGCTACAGGTGCGGCTGCGGCTGCGCCGAAGGCGGCCGGCGGGAAGAAGTCGACTGCGTCGACTGCTGCCGCGAAGAAGAAGCCGGCGGCGGCCGCCGCGAAGAAGACCACGTCCACGAAGTCGGCGGCGGCCGGAGCGGCTTCCGCTACCGCGAAGAAGGCAACGCCCCCGCGCAAGCGGACCTCCGCCTGA
- the ligD gene encoding non-homologous end-joining DNA ligase, which translates to MTPITMVEGRRIALSNLDKVLYPETGFTKGEVLHYYATVAPSLLAHVHDRPVSFLRYPDGPDGQLFFTKNPPPGTPDWVKTTPVPRSEDLRAEQVVVADMATLMWAANLVVEFHTPQWPAGAPALADRLILDLDPGPPAAAVECCAAALWLRERLAADGLHAYAKTSGSKGLHLAVPLEPTPSEQVSAYAKTLAQEAERALPELVVHRMTKALRAGKVFVDHSQNAAAKTTAAPYTLRARALPTVSTPLAWAEVEACRTPSDLLFLADDIPPRLARDGDLFGPLLLPDRAGRLP; encoded by the coding sequence ATGACGCCGATCACGATGGTGGAGGGGCGTCGCATCGCGCTCAGCAATCTCGACAAGGTCCTGTACCCGGAGACCGGCTTCACCAAGGGCGAGGTGCTGCACTACTACGCCACCGTCGCGCCCTCGCTGCTGGCCCACGTCCACGACCGGCCGGTGTCGTTCCTGCGCTATCCCGACGGCCCGGACGGCCAGCTCTTCTTCACGAAGAACCCGCCGCCCGGTACCCCCGACTGGGTGAAAACCACCCCGGTTCCCCGCTCCGAGGACCTGCGGGCCGAGCAGGTGGTCGTCGCGGACATGGCCACCTTGATGTGGGCCGCCAACCTCGTCGTCGAGTTCCACACCCCCCAGTGGCCGGCCGGCGCCCCCGCCCTCGCCGACCGTCTGATCCTCGACCTCGACCCCGGCCCGCCCGCCGCGGCCGTCGAATGCTGCGCGGCCGCCCTCTGGCTGCGCGAGCGTCTCGCCGCCGACGGGCTGCACGCCTACGCCAAGACCTCCGGGTCCAAGGGCCTGCACCTGGCGGTCCCGCTCGAGCCGACCCCCTCGGAGCAGGTGTCGGCGTACGCGAAGACCCTCGCCCAGGAGGCCGAGCGCGCGCTCCCCGAGCTCGTGGTGCACCGGATGACCAAGGCGCTGCGCGCCGGGAAGGTCTTCGTCGACCACAGCCAGAACGCCGCCGCCAAGACGACCGCGGCCCCGTACACCCTGCGCGCCCGCGCGCTGCCCACCGTCTCCACGCCGCTCGCCTGGGCCGAGGTGGAGGCCTGCCGCACCCCCTCCGACCTGCTCTTCCTCGCCGACGACATCCCGCCCCGGCTGGCCCGGGACGGCGACCTCTTCGGCCCCCTGCTCCTCCCCGACCGGGCCGGGCGACTGCCGTGA
- a CDS encoding ATP-dependent DNA ligase, protein MTVALAAAVRSLPRGPGLAYEPKFDGHRLVVLRTLEGVSLQARSGRIVTDAFPDLAAAARQLPAGTVLDGEVVVWHAGRTDFALVQRRAAAASAARAAVLAHALPASYAAFDVLELAGLDLRARPYERRRALLVDLLLPLGPPLQPVPMTTDPELAETWYETLPASGIEGLVVKRMDQAYPAGRRDWRKLRHTNVRDAAVVGYTGTARRPLALVLVLPVGDETPLVSSPLTAALRVEVAAAVAIRAGGAAGGQAGARGATVTAIGVGEVPFRPLDPPLTAEVRHTSTRHPPPEVLRLRTDM, encoded by the coding sequence ATCACCGTCGCGCTGGCCGCCGCCGTACGGAGCCTGCCGCGCGGGCCGGGGCTCGCCTACGAGCCGAAGTTCGACGGCCACCGCCTCGTCGTCCTGCGCACCCTGGAAGGCGTCTCCCTCCAGGCCCGCTCCGGCCGCATCGTCACCGACGCCTTCCCCGACCTCGCCGCCGCGGCCCGGCAGCTGCCCGCGGGGACCGTGCTCGACGGGGAGGTGGTGGTCTGGCACGCCGGCCGCACCGACTTCGCGCTCGTGCAGCGCCGCGCGGCGGCCGCCTCGGCCGCACGTGCCGCCGTACTGGCACACGCGCTGCCGGCCTCGTACGCGGCTTTCGACGTCCTGGAACTCGCCGGGCTGGACCTGCGCGCCCGTCCGTACGAACGCAGGCGCGCGCTCCTCGTCGACCTGCTGCTGCCGCTGGGGCCGCCGCTCCAGCCGGTGCCGATGACCACCGACCCGGAGCTGGCGGAGACCTGGTACGAGACCCTGCCCGCCAGCGGCATCGAGGGCCTGGTCGTCAAGCGGATGGACCAGGCCTACCCGGCGGGCCGGCGCGACTGGCGCAAGCTCCGCCACACGAACGTCCGCGACGCGGCGGTCGTCGGGTACACGGGCACCGCGCGCCGCCCCCTCGCCCTGGTCCTGGTCCTGCCGGTCGGGGACGAGACCCCGCTGGTGTCGAGCCCGCTGACGGCGGCGCTACGGGTCGAGGTGGCGGCGGCGGTGGCCATCCGGGCCGGGGGAGCGGCCGGAGGGCAGGCCGGGGCCCGGGGCGCCACCGTCACGGCCATCGGGGTCGGCGAGGTCCCCTTCCGCCCGCTGGACCCGCCGCTGACGGCCGAGGTCCGCCACACCTCCACCCGCCACCCGCCGCCGGAGGTGCTGCGACTGCGGACGGACATGTGA
- a CDS encoding DUF6479 family protein, with amino-acid sequence MNTTLTYIAMDRTLTNIAWFLVVGLIVVGFLLGGFMLGKRVRAQEPAPPTPESQPHLPDGGAVYEVSEEREYVEFPERGLRPHEMQGYGNFGSRTSSHQEEARAERESGYEHPNPRPRKPPTMPPLGGMKPA; translated from the coding sequence ATGAACACGACCCTGACCTACATCGCGATGGACAGGACACTGACCAACATCGCGTGGTTCCTGGTCGTCGGGCTCATCGTGGTCGGATTCCTGCTCGGCGGCTTCATGCTGGGCAAGCGGGTCCGGGCACAGGAGCCCGCACCCCCCACTCCGGAGAGCCAGCCCCACCTGCCCGACGGCGGTGCGGTCTACGAGGTCTCCGAGGAGCGGGAGTACGTCGAATTCCCCGAGCGCGGACTGCGCCCGCACGAGATGCAGGGGTACGGGAACTTCGGCTCCCGGACCTCCAGCCATCAGGAGGAAGCGCGGGCCGAGCGGGAATCCGGGTACGAGCATCCCAATCCGAGGCCGCGGAAACCCCCGACCATGCCGCCGCTGGGCGGCATGAAACCCGCCTGA
- a CDS encoding XdhC family protein has protein sequence MRDLVETARRWVAEGRAGFLARPVTEQGFGPRDPAGAVLVDARGECVGALYRGVFDAELVAEAAAMGAGESARVCEVSVGIGEAVEAKLTCGGQAEVLLQPLGAIPSEWWELLGQGVGVALVTQLNERADRAVSVVVRGADAPSSDAERRAGELLGTRRPGRDALYGGSGLVLVEAYPSAPYVVIGGSGELAEVIEAQARLLGWDVSTVVSVGEAEKLLEVRRDAACLAMLSHDPEFDVPTLRTALALGIPYVGALGSRKTTTRRREALLAAGVSEARIATVHGPIGLDLGGKTPAETALAICAEILAVLGGREVRGVRDSDGPLKG, from the coding sequence ATGCGTGACTTGGTGGAGACGGCGCGGCGGTGGGTGGCCGAGGGGCGGGCCGGGTTCCTGGCCCGGCCCGTGACCGAGCAGGGGTTCGGGCCGCGGGATCCGGCCGGGGCGGTGCTCGTGGATGCGCGCGGGGAGTGCGTGGGGGCCCTGTACCGGGGGGTGTTCGACGCCGAACTGGTCGCGGAGGCCGCGGCGATGGGGGCCGGGGAGAGCGCACGGGTGTGCGAGGTGTCCGTCGGGATCGGCGAGGCCGTGGAGGCGAAGCTGACGTGTGGCGGGCAGGCCGAGGTGCTGCTGCAGCCGCTGGGCGCGATTCCCAGTGAGTGGTGGGAGCTGCTGGGGCAGGGGGTCGGGGTCGCGCTCGTGACCCAGCTCAACGAGCGGGCGGACAGGGCCGTCAGTGTGGTGGTGCGCGGGGCGGACGCGCCCTCCAGCGACGCCGAGCGGCGGGCCGGGGAACTGCTGGGGACCCGGCGGCCGGGCCGGGACGCGCTGTACGGGGGCTCCGGGCTGGTGCTCGTGGAGGCGTACCCGTCGGCCCCCTACGTGGTCATCGGCGGGTCCGGGGAGCTCGCCGAGGTCATCGAGGCGCAGGCCCGGCTGCTCGGGTGGGACGTCAGTACGGTCGTCTCCGTGGGCGAGGCGGAGAAGCTGCTCGAGGTGCGCAGGGACGCCGCCTGTCTGGCGATGCTCAGCCATGATCCGGAGTTCGACGTGCCGACGCTGCGGACCGCGCTCGCGCTCGGGATCCCGTACGTCGGCGCGCTCGGCTCCCGCAAGACCACCACGCGGCGGCGCGAAGCGCTCCTCGCGGCCGGGGTGAGCGAGGCGCGCATCGCGACGGTGCACGGGCCGATCGGGCTGGATCTCGGCGGCAAGACCCCGGCGGAGACGGCACTGGCCATCTGCGCCGAGATCCTGGCGGTGCTCGGGGGCCGGGAAGTGCGCGGAGTACGGGATTCCGACGGTCCGCTGAAGGGGTAG